The Manduca sexta isolate Smith_Timp_Sample1 chromosome 7, JHU_Msex_v1.0, whole genome shotgun sequence region AatcaattttattgcatttttcttAGCTATCATAAAATAGTATGAAAGTATGATAAAGATCATTTAATATTAGCCTTGGACCATTCTGCAAATTACAAGAGAGCTTTTAGGTCAATAAAACATGTCCAATTCtaatattttcaactaaaaccttgctaattaacataattattgtaaaaatattacataaaaatgttcatatcaaaaatgtaaacatatgGAATAAAATGCAATACAGTTTCAGATACTTTGTTGTGTATTACAAATGATGTATTACCAGACTTGTTACTGCAACTGTGAATCAAAATCATTGCCatcatttaatacatttgtgtCTTCTAATTCTTCTTTAGCATTATTCTCAAGAACTGGTTCATTAATTGGATTGTTAACATTCAATGCAGAACTCAGTTTGGGAGGTTGAGCTGCTGGAGTAACCTTGGGGGCTACAGATGGATTGGGAACACTTTTCGTAGTTAATGCATTCTTGAGTTTCTCTACTTCTTTCTCCAACTCTTCAACTCTCTGTTTCCGTTCTGCCAGTCGAGCTGTTAAGGTGTTTCTGTCGACACGTAAACTATCTAAGACTGCCGATCTACTTTCTTGCAAGTTTTTCAAGGACTGCAACTCTGTCTTACACAGTTCTACATCTACGCGAGTACTATTCACTTGAACTTCGGACTTGGCCAATTTATCTTTGTATTCCGCAACATCGTCGACtagtttacttttttgtttatctaaatCGTTTATTTTCGTGACGTAGCCATCGCGCTGTTCGAGCAAAGTTAAAGATTCCTCCATACATGTTGTTTGCTGTTTTGAACATTCTTGAAGTTGTGTACTCACCT contains the following coding sequences:
- the LOC115441583 gene encoding uncharacterized protein LOC115441583, which gives rise to MGIENMRRWPMYIIFAVCILLILSLLNSWSLENELRNKIAEVSTQLQECSKQQTTCMEESLTLLEQRDGYVTKINDLDKQKSKLVDDVAEYKDKLAKSEVQVNSTRVDVELCKTELQSLKNLQESRSAVLDSLRVDRNTLTARLAERKQRVEELEKEVEKLKNALTTKSVPNPSVAPKVTPAAQPPKLSSALNVNNPINEPVLENNAKEELEDTNVLNDGNDFDSQLQ